The following are encoded in a window of Limibacter armeniacum genomic DNA:
- a CDS encoding phosphatidate cytidylyltransferase, which yields MLNLNKYSELTQRVVAGLIGGLVIVAGISYSVWTYFFVFLAICIFTMQEFYRLLGLDGNLPLKTYGTLLGTMLFVVTFLVEKGIFDFYYMYLTFVGFSTVYLVKLYKKDDKKPFINIALTFLGIAYVALPISLINAASFFENEYHFEIPLGLICILWASDTGAYFSGKTFGKRKLFERVSPKKTWEGSIGGTILAVIVSLVFAQFFDTLATWMWVIFALIIVIMGTYGDLVESLFKRSIHIKDSGRSIPGHGGFLDRFDGLLLAAPFIAAFLHLFPLTR from the coding sequence ATGTTGAATTTAAATAAATATTCCGAGCTGACGCAAAGAGTCGTTGCCGGACTCATTGGAGGACTGGTTATCGTAGCAGGGATCAGTTACAGTGTTTGGACTTACTTTTTTGTTTTTTTGGCAATCTGCATTTTCACGATGCAGGAGTTTTACAGACTACTCGGACTCGATGGAAACCTGCCATTAAAAACCTATGGCACACTACTAGGAACCATGCTCTTTGTGGTAACATTTCTTGTTGAAAAGGGAATATTTGACTTCTATTACATGTACTTGACTTTTGTAGGGTTCTCTACTGTTTACCTTGTCAAGCTTTACAAAAAAGACGATAAGAAACCATTTATCAATATTGCGCTTACATTTTTAGGAATAGCCTACGTTGCACTCCCAATCTCATTGATAAACGCTGCCAGCTTTTTTGAGAATGAATACCATTTTGAGATACCTCTCGGTCTAATCTGTATTCTTTGGGCCAGTGATACAGGGGCATACTTCTCAGGAAAAACATTTGGTAAACGAAAGCTTTTTGAACGTGTTTCTCCTAAGAAAACATGGGAAGGAAGTATCGGAGGAACTATTCTGGCTGTAATTGTCAGCCTTGTGTTTGCCCAATTCTTTGATACGCTGGCTACTTGGATGTGGGTAATCTTTGCATTAATTATCGTTATTATGGGTACTTATGGTGACCTTGTTGAGTCTCTTTTCAAACGTAGTATCCATATCAAGGATTCAGGCAGAAGTATTCCTGGTCACGGTGGTTTCCTTGACCGATTTGATGGGTTACTACTTGCAGCTCCTTTTATCGCTGCCTTCCTGCACCTGTTTCCGCTAACTAGGTAA
- a CDS encoding cytochrome ubiquinol oxidase subunit I produces the protein MNLDVEILARIQFAFTIMFHYIFPPFTMGTGFILVIMEGLYLKTGNKAFEVAAKFWTKIFAANFSIGVATGIVMEFEFGTNWATYSRYVGDIFGSPLAAEGIFAFFLESGFLALLLFGWNRVTPRVHFLATCMVSLGSLMSGFWIVVANSWMQTPTAYEIVGEGIQARAVITDFWAMVFNPSMMIRYTHTIIGAFIQSGFLVMSVSAYYLIKKRHKSVAKRSFKIGLYVAFFASLIQPILGHEHAKVVAEYQPTKLAAFEGLYETTESAPLYILGFTDPEDEKTYGIAIPGMLSFLISGSTEHSVKGLKEFPKEDWPGSIGLVFQSYHLMVGLGTLFILMTAIGVLLNRQRKLFENTLVLRIFSWAVFLPVLANQAGWVSAEVGRQPWIVYGMLRTNEAISKSVTGEEVLTSIILFFILYVLLFFTWLYILDKEIKHGPDDHDPEHFESGYLHRAEKAQNIGKAIKGKGE, from the coding sequence ATGAATTTGGATGTCGAAATCCTGGCGAGGATCCAATTTGCCTTCACAATAATGTTCCATTACATCTTCCCACCTTTTACGATGGGGACAGGGTTTATCCTTGTAATCATGGAAGGCTTATACCTCAAAACCGGTAACAAGGCATTTGAAGTAGCTGCTAAATTTTGGACAAAGATATTTGCAGCCAACTTCTCCATCGGAGTTGCTACCGGTATTGTGATGGAGTTTGAGTTTGGAACCAACTGGGCGACTTACTCCCGTTATGTTGGAGATATTTTTGGCTCTCCTCTTGCTGCTGAAGGTATTTTCGCCTTTTTCTTGGAGTCTGGCTTTTTAGCATTACTGTTGTTTGGTTGGAACAGGGTCACTCCACGTGTTCACTTCCTCGCTACTTGTATGGTCTCATTAGGATCTCTTATGTCTGGGTTCTGGATAGTTGTAGCCAACTCATGGATGCAAACACCAACTGCTTACGAAATCGTGGGAGAGGGCATACAAGCAAGAGCTGTTATCACAGATTTCTGGGCAATGGTTTTTAACCCTTCTATGATGATCCGATATACTCATACCATTATTGGAGCCTTTATACAATCTGGCTTTCTGGTTATGAGTGTTTCTGCTTATTACCTGATCAAGAAGCGCCATAAGTCAGTTGCCAAACGGTCTTTCAAAATTGGTTTGTATGTCGCTTTCTTTGCATCTCTTATTCAGCCCATTCTTGGACACGAACACGCTAAGGTGGTCGCTGAATACCAACCAACAAAACTTGCAGCATTTGAAGGGCTATATGAAACCACTGAAAGTGCTCCACTTTATATACTCGGCTTTACAGATCCTGAAGATGAAAAAACATATGGTATCGCCATTCCTGGAATGTTGAGTTTCCTAATCTCCGGCAGCACCGAACATAGTGTCAAAGGTCTGAAGGAATTTCCTAAAGAAGACTGGCCTGGCAGTATCGGATTGGTCTTTCAGTCATATCACTTGATGGTCGGCCTAGGAACACTTTTCATCCTTATGACGGCTATCGGTGTACTACTCAACAGGCAACGTAAGCTATTTGAGAACACGCTCGTCCTTAGGATATTTTCTTGGGCTGTTTTTTTACCAGTGCTTGCCAATCAGGCAGGATGGGTCTCCGCTGAAGTCGGTAGGCAACCCTGGATAGTATATGGTATGCTGCGTACCAATGAAGCTATTTCCAAATCTGTTACAGGAGAGGAAGTGCTCACCTCTATAATTCTTTTCTTCATACTTTATGTGCTACTATTCTTTACTTGGCTTTACATTCTTGATAAAGAAATCAAACATGGTCCTGATGATCATGACCCTGAACACTTTGAAAGCGGTTATCTGCATCGGGCTGAAAAAGCTCAAAACATTGGTAAAGCTATCAAAGGTAAAGGTGAGTAA
- a CDS encoding TIGR00341 family protein, giving the protein MNNTEKETKDKDFLEMEGRKIQVFLRRFVFRITHLASDTDVEGTIQGIQSGVVLSGSHLWMLICSVFIACIGLDTDSPAVIIGAMLVSPLMSPILGIGLSVGINDREMLGKSLRNFMAATFLSLFVSYVYFQLSPLGEYTDEMKARVSPTILDAFVAFFGGLAGIIAGSRTEKTNAVPGVAIATALMPPLCTAGFGLATGQAEVFAGAFYLFFINAVLISVSTYLIVTLLKFPKVGETDPAKAQRTKTLVYAFLLLLLIPSIIFLLESLRNITRHNTVRDFISKNIHEDVDKGAQWNYTANDSIATLRVYYFGQSIGDDSVKVLEGKIKEAFKSQILLGWYDMPDSMALSLTSTEAPPDKEKEMIKNNITALHAKLGELTKLQEEERSELMQVIKSDGAQIDSLKSELLTIVNDSIPFGAVEKELKAFYPELKELSVAKAHHTSFGDEGARMKYMAVIRWDSKKLGRYSDKKKMEKRLADYLSVKLGGADVQVVGY; this is encoded by the coding sequence ATGAACAACACTGAAAAAGAAACAAAGGATAAAGATTTCCTTGAGATGGAAGGACGTAAAATTCAAGTCTTTCTTCGCAGGTTTGTTTTCCGTATAACTCATTTGGCTTCAGACACAGATGTAGAAGGAACTATACAAGGGATACAGAGTGGAGTAGTGTTAAGTGGCTCTCACCTTTGGATGCTAATATGTTCCGTTTTTATAGCCTGTATAGGTTTGGATACAGATTCTCCAGCGGTAATTATTGGTGCCATGTTGGTGTCTCCCCTAATGTCTCCAATTTTGGGAATTGGACTTTCAGTAGGTATCAATGACCGTGAAATGTTGGGGAAATCACTCCGGAATTTTATGGCAGCAACCTTTTTGAGCCTTTTTGTGAGTTACGTCTATTTTCAACTGTCTCCTTTGGGTGAATATACAGACGAAATGAAAGCACGAGTGAGTCCAACTATTTTGGATGCATTTGTGGCATTTTTTGGTGGTTTGGCAGGGATCATTGCAGGTTCTCGTACAGAGAAAACGAATGCTGTTCCAGGTGTAGCAATTGCAACTGCTTTGATGCCTCCGCTTTGTACAGCAGGTTTCGGTTTGGCTACAGGACAGGCAGAAGTATTTGCTGGTGCTTTTTATCTGTTTTTTATCAATGCAGTATTGATCAGTGTATCCACTTACCTGATTGTTACGTTACTGAAGTTCCCAAAGGTAGGTGAAACTGATCCTGCAAAAGCTCAAAGAACAAAGACACTGGTATATGCATTCTTGCTGCTTTTGCTTATTCCTAGTATTATTTTCCTGTTGGAGAGTCTTCGTAATATCACAAGGCACAATACGGTAAGGGATTTTATCTCAAAAAATATACATGAAGATGTTGATAAGGGAGCGCAATGGAACTATACAGCAAATGATTCAATTGCAACCTTGAGGGTGTATTATTTTGGTCAGTCTATTGGAGATGATTCTGTCAAGGTATTGGAAGGGAAGATCAAGGAAGCATTTAAGAGTCAAATTCTTTTAGGGTGGTATGATATGCCTGACTCGATGGCATTGAGCCTGACTTCTACAGAGGCTCCACCTGACAAGGAAAAAGAAATGATCAAGAATAATATAACTGCGTTACATGCCAAATTGGGTGAGCTGACGAAGTTACAAGAAGAGGAGCGATCAGAGCTGATGCAAGTAATTAAAAGTGATGGGGCTCAGATTGACAGTCTCAAAAGCGAGTTACTTACAATTGTCAATGATTCTATTCCTTTTGGTGCTGTAGAAAAAGAACTAAAGGCTTTTTATCCTGAACTGAAAGAGCTTTCAGTGGCAAAGGCTCACCATACCAGTTTTGGAGATGAAGGGGCAAGAATGAAGTATATGGCAGTGATCAGATGGGATAGCAAGAAGTTGGGACGCTATTCAGATAAGAAGAAGATGGAGAAACGATTGGCTGACTACTTGAGTGTTAAGCTAGGTGGGGCTGATGTACAGGTGGTAGGTTATTAG
- the dusB gene encoding tRNA dihydrouridine synthase DusB, which yields MVKIGNLEIGEFPLLLAPMEDVSDPPFRAVCKENGADMMYTEFISAEGLIRDAAKSVQKLDIYDYERPIGIQIFGDKIESMREAAAIAEQAQPELIDINYGCPVKKVACKGAGAGILKDLPKMQKMTEEIVKQVNLPVTVKTRLGWDHDSIQILEVAKRLQDVGIQALTIHGRTRQQMYKGEADWSHIAEVKNHPDIHIPIFGNGDIDSPQKALEYKNKYGIDGIMIGRAAIGYPWIFREIKHFMETGEIMAAPTLEERIDTCLRHVKFSVEWKGDRQGIFEMRRHYTQYFKGMINFKPFRTRLVEAMTLEDIIQILDEVSEYYALNENVL from the coding sequence GTGGTAAAGATAGGAAATTTAGAAATAGGTGAGTTCCCCCTGCTGTTGGCTCCGATGGAAGATGTGAGTGATCCTCCATTTAGAGCGGTTTGTAAAGAAAACGGCGCAGACATGATGTACACGGAGTTTATTTCTGCCGAAGGGCTAATCCGTGATGCAGCTAAAAGTGTGCAGAAGCTTGATATATACGACTATGAGCGCCCAATAGGCATTCAGATCTTTGGAGACAAGATCGAATCAATGAGAGAAGCAGCAGCAATTGCAGAACAGGCACAGCCAGAGTTGATTGATATCAATTACGGTTGCCCTGTAAAAAAAGTAGCTTGTAAAGGAGCAGGAGCTGGTATTTTGAAAGATCTGCCGAAGATGCAGAAGATGACAGAAGAAATTGTCAAGCAAGTCAATTTGCCAGTAACTGTAAAAACCCGTTTGGGTTGGGACCATGATAGCATTCAAATCCTTGAAGTAGCCAAAAGGCTTCAGGACGTGGGAATACAAGCGCTTACGATTCATGGTCGTACAAGGCAGCAAATGTATAAAGGTGAGGCTGATTGGTCACATATCGCTGAAGTGAAAAACCATCCAGATATTCATATTCCTATTTTCGGAAATGGGGACATCGATTCGCCTCAGAAGGCATTGGAATATAAAAATAAGTATGGAATTGATGGTATCATGATTGGTAGGGCTGCCATTGGTTACCCTTGGATATTCAGAGAGATCAAACATTTTATGGAAACAGGTGAAATCATGGCTGCACCAACATTGGAGGAGCGTATTGATACTTGTCTTCGACATGTGAAGTTCTCTGTAGAATGGAAAGGTGACCGTCAAGGTATCTTTGAGATGCGCCGTCATTATACACAATACTTCAAGGGAATGATCAACTTCAAGCCTTTCAGAACAAGGCTGGTAGAAGCGATGACACTAGAAGATATCATTCAAATCCTTGATGAGGTAAGTGAATACTATGCACTAAACGAGAATGTATTGTAG
- a CDS encoding putative signal transducing protein, with translation MKWAKVYSTKEIYQAEIVKATLEERGVNAVIVDKVDSAYNDFGQREVYVEEKYLDRAILIIKQDVEFK, from the coding sequence ATGAAATGGGCAAAGGTCTATAGCACCAAAGAAATCTATCAAGCTGAGATCGTCAAAGCTACTTTAGAAGAGAGAGGCGTCAATGCTGTAATTGTTGATAAAGTGGACTCTGCCTATAATGATTTTGGCCAACGCGAAGTGTATGTGGAAGAGAAGTACTTGGATAGGGCAATACTAATTATCAAACAGGATGTTGAATTTAAATAA
- the cydB gene encoding cytochrome d ubiquinol oxidase subunit II, whose product MDYNVIWYFLVGVLLIGYAILDGFDLGVGALHLFSKGDHDRRILMNSIGPVWDGNEVWLITAGGALFAAFPHVYATAFSGFYLPFFLLLMALIFRAVAMEFRSKEKSTVWRSTWDKVFSIGSILASILFGVAIGNIILGMKIGSDMEYKGTLLDQLNLYAIMTGIFALSMFTMHGANYLLIKTEGALQRQVRKWAFNAFWVFVVLYVVVTAFTLLAKPEMVANFSFGNVQAVGVKHPLISEHEYILSVFTWGIAILNFLAVLNIHRSLSKNNYGWAFISSSLSIGAFIALFAMGIFPNMMVSNLDPNYSLDIYNAASSQKTLRIMFYLAIVGVPFVLSYTISIYWVFRGKTKIDEHSY is encoded by the coding sequence ATGGATTACAATGTAATATGGTATTTTCTAGTAGGGGTACTACTGATCGGTTATGCAATACTTGATGGTTTTGATCTAGGAGTAGGTGCTTTGCACTTATTTTCGAAAGGTGATCATGACAGGCGTATCCTTATGAATTCAATCGGTCCCGTTTGGGATGGTAACGAGGTTTGGCTAATTACAGCGGGAGGGGCTCTTTTTGCTGCATTTCCACATGTTTATGCTACTGCCTTCTCTGGGTTTTACCTACCATTTTTCCTCTTGTTGATGGCTTTGATTTTTAGAGCTGTAGCAATGGAGTTTCGATCCAAGGAAAAAAGTACCGTCTGGCGGTCTACTTGGGACAAGGTATTTTCAATAGGATCTATTTTAGCCTCTATTCTTTTTGGAGTGGCGATTGGTAATATTATACTGGGAATGAAAATAGGTTCAGATATGGAGTACAAAGGAACATTGTTGGACCAACTCAACCTTTATGCTATAATGACAGGTATTTTTGCCTTAAGTATGTTCACCATGCATGGTGCCAATTATTTACTGATCAAAACAGAAGGAGCTTTACAAAGACAGGTTCGTAAATGGGCTTTCAATGCATTTTGGGTGTTTGTTGTATTGTATGTTGTGGTAACTGCTTTTACACTATTAGCAAAACCGGAAATGGTTGCCAATTTCTCATTCGGAAATGTACAAGCTGTTGGGGTAAAACATCCGCTTATTTCTGAACATGAATACATCCTTTCTGTATTTACATGGGGCATTGCCATCCTTAACTTTTTGGCGGTGCTTAACATTCACCGGTCATTGTCCAAGAACAACTACGGATGGGCCTTTATCTCTTCTTCTTTGTCCATTGGGGCATTTATCGCCCTTTTTGCGATGGGCATTTTCCCTAACATGATGGTATCAAACCTTGACCCTAATTACAGTCTTGATATCTATAATGCCGCCTCTTCTCAAAAAACGCTTCGAATCATGTTTTACTTAGCTATTGTAGGAGTGCCTTTTGTACTGTCTTATACCATATCCATTTATTGGGTATTCAGAGGAAAAACCAAAATAGACGAACATAGCTATTAA
- a CDS encoding CPBP family intramembrane glutamic endopeptidase codes for MEYKHIDQQTQNPFLQLVKLVIYIIGGLFVGQFLAYGMLLPIYQFDFNAVNNMITAPMSSPDVRIPYLMLQACMSISMFGLAPMAFWHFSEEKSLVDIWTFKESNWPILCLLGGAIAIAAMPLGTYLGAWNQSMHLPESLSLVEEYMRETEDRLGELTKFLLDFESTGQFLVGLIVIAVLPGLLEELLFRGILQNILHRYTRNIHWAIWISAFVFAAIHFQFYGFLPRMVLGALFGYLYFWSGKLIVPIFAHFLNNAYTVTAFYLKKDLFTDQVDFEQVSTPPVYVLLISVMVLVALLFTFYKSTVRSEEQIHQQ; via the coding sequence ATGGAATACAAACATATTGATCAGCAGACACAAAACCCATTTTTACAACTTGTTAAGCTTGTGATTTACATAATTGGGGGTCTGTTTGTAGGACAGTTTCTCGCTTATGGAATGTTACTGCCTATTTATCAATTCGACTTCAACGCTGTAAATAACATGATTACAGCGCCTATGAGTTCCCCCGACGTCAGAATCCCTTACTTGATGCTGCAAGCCTGTATGAGTATATCCATGTTTGGGCTAGCTCCAATGGCATTCTGGCATTTTTCTGAAGAAAAGTCACTAGTCGACATCTGGACATTCAAAGAAAGCAACTGGCCAATATTATGTTTGCTTGGAGGTGCTATTGCTATTGCAGCTATGCCACTCGGTACTTATTTGGGAGCATGGAACCAATCTATGCACTTACCTGAATCACTATCCTTGGTAGAGGAATACATGCGTGAGACGGAGGACAGACTAGGGGAGTTGACCAAGTTTCTACTTGATTTTGAATCTACAGGGCAATTTCTTGTTGGGCTAATCGTCATTGCAGTGTTACCCGGATTATTGGAAGAACTACTCTTCAGGGGCATTCTGCAAAACATTTTACATCGTTATACACGCAATATTCATTGGGCAATATGGATATCAGCATTTGTTTTTGCTGCTATCCATTTTCAGTTTTATGGATTTCTTCCGAGAATGGTACTTGGTGCATTATTCGGATATTTATATTTTTGGTCAGGAAAATTAATAGTTCCAATTTTTGCGCATTTCCTAAATAATGCCTATACAGTAACCGCGTTCTACTTGAAAAAAGATTTGTTCACAGACCAAGTGGACTTCGAACAGGTTAGTACCCCGCCTGTATATGTATTGCTGATCTCTGTAATGGTTTTAGTAGCATTGCTATTTACCTTTTACAAAAGCACTGTCCGCAGTGAAGAACAGATCCATCAGCAGTGA
- a CDS encoding DUF2180 family protein produces MPYRHCKKMGKNRDWVSVCPVCGFALPKEK; encoded by the coding sequence ATACCCTACAGACATTGTAAAAAAATGGGTAAAAATAGGGACTGGGTGTCTGTTTGTCCTGTTTGCGGTTTTGCTTTACCTAAAGAAAAGTAA
- a CDS encoding nucleoside recognition domain-containing protein has protein sequence MVLNYIWTAFILIAFLVALVKTIFWGDQQVFTAIVDSTFDMSETAFKISIGLTGTITLWMGLMKIGEEAGIVKVMSKVVGPFFKRIFPDLGENHPAMTPILMNFSANMLGLDNAATPLGLKAMKEMQATNPNKDTASNSMIMFLVLNTSGLTLIPITVLMYRAQMGAAQPADVFIPIMLATLASTLAGLMIIAVYQRINLFDKVIMLYLGLIVAFIAGVIYLFSNMDSEQVKTVSSMVSNIILFSVIVFFVGLALYRRINAYDAFIDGAKDGFSTAVQIIPYLVAMLISIGIFRASGALDIVMDGLHTAFNWAGWNGEFIEALPVALMKPLSGSGARGLMIDAMNTYGADSFIGRLVSTMQGATDTTLYIIAVYFGAVNVKHTRYAITCGLFADAVGVIAAILIAYMFFG, from the coding sequence ATGGTATTGAATTACATTTGGACTGCATTTATCTTGATTGCATTTCTTGTTGCACTAGTCAAAACAATATTTTGGGGAGACCAGCAGGTGTTTACAGCCATTGTTGACTCCACATTTGATATGTCAGAAACGGCATTTAAGATATCCATTGGCCTGACAGGAACGATTACCTTATGGATGGGATTGATGAAAATAGGTGAAGAGGCAGGTATAGTAAAAGTGATGTCTAAAGTCGTGGGTCCATTTTTCAAAAGGATCTTTCCAGATCTAGGTGAAAATCACCCAGCCATGACGCCCATCCTGATGAACTTCTCTGCTAACATGTTGGGGCTGGATAATGCAGCAACACCTTTGGGGCTTAAAGCTATGAAAGAGATGCAGGCGACCAACCCAAATAAAGATACCGCTTCTAATTCCATGATCATGTTTTTGGTGTTGAATACCTCAGGGTTAACATTGATACCAATCACAGTGCTGATGTACAGGGCACAGATGGGAGCTGCTCAGCCCGCTGACGTCTTTATACCAATTATGCTGGCAACTTTAGCCTCTACCTTGGCTGGACTTATGATTATCGCCGTATACCAACGAATCAATTTATTTGATAAGGTCATCATGCTTTACCTTGGATTGATTGTCGCGTTTATTGCAGGTGTCATCTACTTGTTCAGTAATATGGACAGTGAACAGGTAAAGACTGTATCCTCCATGGTCAGTAATATTATTCTGTTCAGTGTAATCGTATTTTTTGTAGGGTTGGCATTGTATCGAAGGATCAATGCCTATGATGCGTTTATTGATGGCGCAAAAGATGGGTTCAGTACTGCTGTACAGATTATCCCATACTTGGTCGCCATGTTGATATCTATTGGGATTTTCCGTGCTTCAGGTGCATTAGATATCGTTATGGACGGCTTGCATACAGCATTTAACTGGGCAGGATGGAATGGTGAGTTTATTGAAGCATTGCCAGTGGCATTGATGAAACCGCTAAGTGGTAGTGGTGCAAGAGGATTGATGATTGACGCCATGAATACTTATGGTGCAGACTCATTTATTGGCCGATTGGTGAGTACAATGCAAGGTGCTACAGATACAACACTCTACATTATTGCCGTATACTTCGGAGCAGTTAATGTCAAGCATACAAGGTATGCGATTACCTGTGGTCTTTTTGCGGATGCAGTGGGAGTAATTGCAGCTATCTTAATTGCCTATATGTTTTTTGGTTAG
- a CDS encoding tetratricopeptide repeat protein, giving the protein MRFLIVSVCFMALLCKMASPAVAQDALVHYVSAEKLRESKRILEAIDEYNEAIKLDPNNFKFHFQKAMCHLMIKQEEHALRAFTEVLRLEKGNIETHKRMAWLYQRKEQFEKAIYHFDQFYQHSDNTDDRVMSKITIIKILYKTGKFDQAEKHIQDALSIKPHDIVALYYAGKYYNSHGQYQKSKEYITKALDIIKSESIPTTAPYYYELCYAYYHLQEYDTLNNVLPKANHGPYKKEVVKLTSDYKYTIAKCYYEIYEFQKARDLLNEAILQDNTNTKVFDLQVKIAEATADKSTLIAHSKGLLETETDPIRRGRALNEIAQLYLSQQNFDASIQAASECLEINKGDYVVQYIKAIALHKKGMEQEAMDELIKLLKFNGLDISSKAKYNFTLGMISMGMGDQVTAKRAFTSAKLDNNYRFAAIDMMESMIQDQQ; this is encoded by the coding sequence ATGCGGTTTCTTATTGTTTCTGTTTGCTTCATGGCTTTACTCTGCAAAATGGCTTCTCCTGCCGTAGCTCAGGATGCTTTAGTGCATTATGTGAGTGCAGAAAAACTCCGAGAATCCAAGAGGATTTTGGAAGCTATTGATGAATACAACGAAGCGATAAAGCTTGATCCTAACAATTTTAAGTTTCATTTCCAAAAAGCCATGTGCCACCTTATGATCAAGCAGGAAGAGCACGCACTTAGAGCTTTTACTGAAGTTCTCAGGCTTGAAAAAGGAAATATAGAAACTCATAAACGAATGGCTTGGCTTTATCAACGCAAAGAGCAGTTTGAAAAAGCCATCTATCATTTTGATCAATTCTATCAACACTCCGATAACACTGATGACCGTGTCATGAGTAAAATCACGATCATCAAAATCCTATATAAAACTGGTAAGTTTGATCAAGCAGAAAAGCACATTCAAGATGCTTTAAGTATCAAGCCGCATGATATTGTTGCACTATACTATGCAGGCAAGTACTACAACAGTCATGGACAATACCAGAAATCTAAAGAGTATATCACAAAGGCATTAGATATTATCAAAAGTGAGTCGATTCCTACCACAGCTCCTTACTACTATGAGCTGTGCTATGCTTATTACCATTTGCAGGAATACGATACACTGAACAATGTATTGCCGAAGGCAAACCATGGCCCTTATAAAAAGGAAGTAGTCAAACTTACTTCTGATTATAAGTATACCATTGCAAAGTGCTATTATGAGATCTATGAATTTCAGAAAGCCCGTGACTTACTCAATGAAGCAATCCTGCAAGACAACACCAATACAAAGGTTTTTGACCTTCAGGTAAAGATTGCAGAAGCAACAGCAGATAAATCAACCTTAATCGCACACTCAAAGGGGCTTCTTGAGACAGAAACTGATCCTATCAGAAGAGGTAGAGCACTTAATGAAATTGCACAACTGTACCTTTCCCAACAAAACTTTGATGCAAGTATTCAAGCTGCATCAGAGTGTTTGGAAATCAATAAGGGAGATTATGTAGTACAATACATCAAGGCTATAGCACTTCATAAGAAAGGGATGGAACAGGAAGCGATGGATGAATTGATTAAACTATTGAAATTTAATGGTCTTGACATATCTTCTAAAGCAAAGTATAACTTTACATTAGGAATGATCAGTATGGGGATGGGAGATCAAGTAACAGCCAAGAGAGCTTTCACGAGCGCCAAACTGGATAACAACTACAGGTTTGCTGCTATTGACATGATGGAAAGTATGATACAAGATCAGCAATAG